CGATCACATCACGAGGGGCAGGGTGATGTTCGGGGTAGGACCGGGCGCGCTACCTTCCGACGCCTTCATGATGGGCATCGACCCGAACAGGCAGAGAGAGATGATGGAGGAGTCGCTGGAGGCGATCCTCGCGCTGCTCACGACAGACGAGCCGGTGAACATGCAGACCGACTGGTTCACCCTCCGCGACGCCCGCCTGCAACTGCGCCCGTATACGCACCCGCGCTTCGAGGTGGCCGTGGCAGCGCAGGTTTCGCCGGCAGGGCCGAGGGCAGCCGGGCGGTTCGGGGTGTCGCTGCTCTCGTTGGGAGCGACGACCGCCGGCGGCTTCGATGTCCTCGGCGCCCATTGGGAGACATGTGAGGAACGTGCCGCCAAGTTCGGTACCACGGTCGACAGACGCTCGTGGCGCCTCGTCGGTCCGATGCACATCCGCGAGACCGAGGAGCAGGCGCGCGCCGATGTCGAGCACGGTCTCGCCGACTGGGTCCGCTACTTCCAGGAGGTGGCCGCTCTTCCGATCGCACCCCCGACCGACGACCACACCACCCTTCTGGAAGCCATGAACGCCTCCGGCATCGCCGTGATCGGAACACCCGACATGGCGGCTGCACAGATCGAGCGGCTGATCGAGCAGTCGGGCGGGTTCGGTACCTATCTGTTCATGGCGCACGAGTGGGCCGACCGCCAGGCGACCCTCTCGTCATACGAGCTGTTCGCCAAGGAGGTCATGCCGAGGTTCCAGCGCTCCTCGGAGAGGGCAGTCCGGTCGCGCGACTGGGCTGCGGCC
This sequence is a window from Acidimicrobiales bacterium. Protein-coding genes within it:
- a CDS encoding LLM class flavin-dependent oxidoreductase translates to MDWPLRFGIFLAPFHPAGQNPTLALERDMELIVRLDQLGYDEAWIGEHHSAGFEIVASPEVFIGAVSQRTRHIKLGTGVSSLPYHHPLILADRMVLLDHITRGRVMFGVGPGALPSDAFMMGIDPNRQREMMEESLEAILALLTTDEPVNMQTDWFTLRDARLQLRPYTHPRFEVAVAAQVSPAGPRAAGRFGVSLLSLGATTAGGFDVLGAHWETCEERAAKFGTTVDRRSWRLVGPMHIRETEEQARADVEHGLADWVRYFQEVAALPIAPPTDDHTTLLEAMNASGIAVIGTPDMAAAQIERLIEQSGGFGTYLFMAHEWADRQATLSSYELFAKEVMPRFQRSSERAVRSRDWAAANRPEFMGAAINAVGKAITDHLAEKQATTA